The genomic region AGATCGTCGAGCAGTCCAAGCGCGTGGAGCGGTGCTGGTTCTGTGGGCGCGGGGCCGACCACGTGGCCGAGCTGATGGCGGGGCCCGCCGCGCTGATCTGCGACGGCTGCGTCGCCGCGGCGGAGGTGGCGGGGGAGGGCACGTGCTCGTTCTGCGGTGAGACCAAGGCGGTGCACGAAGGTGCCGAGGCCCGGATCTGCCGCTCGTGCCTGGACTTCAGCGCGGCCGTGATCAGCGCGGCAGCTTCACCACGGTGACGAAGAAGTCGTCGATCTGCCGCACCACCTCGATGAACCGGTCGAAGTCCACCGGCTTCGTCACGTAGGCGTTGGCGTACAGGCTGTAGCTGCGCAGGACGTCCTCCTCCGCCTCCGACGTCGTCAGCACCACGACCGGGATGGACCGCAGCTCGGCGTCCGCCTTGACCTCGGCCAGCACCTCACGGCCGTCCTTGCGGGGCAGGTTGAGGTCCAGCAGGATCAGGCCCGGCCGGGGCGCGTCCGCGTACTTGCCCTCGCGGCGCAGGAACTCCAGCGCCTCCACGCCGTCCTTCACCACGTGCAGCTGGTTGCGGATCTTGTGGTGTTCGAACGCCTCCTGCGTCATCAGCGCGTCGCCGGGGTCGTCCTCGACCAGCAGGACGTCGATCACGGACAGCGGTGCCTCGTTCATGCGTTTGCTTCCTCAGGCTGGTCGTCGGCGGGCAGCGTGAACTCGAACCGCGTACCGGAGTCCACATCGGTCTTCAGCCAGATCGTGCCGCCGTGGTATTCGACGATCTTCCGGCACATCGCCAGCCCGATGCCCGTACCCGGATACGCGTCCTTCGGGTGCAGGCGCTGGAAGATGACGAAGATCCGGTCAGCGTACTCCGGCTCGATCCCGATGCCGTTGTCGTGCACCGAGAACTTCCACATGTCGCCGTCGCGCTCCGCCTCGATGTTGACGATCGGCGCGTCCTGGCCCTTGAACTTCAGCGCGTTGCTGATCAGGTTCTGGAACACGGCGCTGAGCAGGCTCGGCTCGCCGCGCACGGAGGGCAGGTCGCCGACCACGAGGGTCGCGTGCGTCTCCTCGATGCGCTCGGAGAAGCTGTCCACCAGGTGGTTCACGGTCTGGTTGAGATCGACGGCCGTGCGTTCGCGGGTGATCCGGCCGACCCTGGAGAACGCCAGCAGGTCGTTGATCAGGCCCTGCATCCGCTTGGCGCCGTCGACCGCGAAACCGATGTACTGGTCGGCGCGCTCGTCGAGCTGGCCGCCGTAGCGGCGTTGCAGCAGCTGGCAGAACGACGCCACCTTGCGCAGCGGTTCCTGCAGGTCGTGCGAGGCCACGTAGGCGAACTGCTCCAGCTCGGAGTTCGAGCGCTGCAGCTCGGTCTTGGCCGCGTCGAGGGTGGCGAGCTCCTGCACGATCCGGTGGCGCATGGTGTTGACGTCGTCGCCGAGCATCACCGTCTCGAGCGGGCCGTGCACGTCGATCTCGTGGTGGAAGTCGCCGGACGCGACCTGCCTGACCTGCTCGGCGAGGCTCGCGAGCGGGCCGATCAGCAGGCGGTGCAGCAGTGCCGACAGGCCGCCGATCACCGCGACCAGCAGCACGCCCATGCCGATGACCAGCCACAACACCAGGCTCGCCGCGCGGTCGAGCTCGTCGCGGGCGGCCTGGCTGAGCTCACCGATGTCGGTCTGCAGCCCGGCCACCTCGGCGCGCAGCTGGTCGAAGATCACCCTGCCGCGGTCGGTGTCCTGCGGGGGAGCCAGCGCCGGGCCGGAGTGGCGGATGTTCGCGATCGTGAGCTCGGCGTACTCCTCCCGCCACTGCCGCGCCAGCGACTCGATGCGCCCCACCCGGCCGTTCAGGTCGCCGACGTGCCCGCGCACGGCGTCCGCGGCCCTGCGCTCGGCGCTCTGGCCGTCGCTGTACGGCGTGAGGAACGACAGCTCACCGGTCAGCACGTAGCCGCGCAGGCCGGTCTCCTGGTCCAGCAGTGATCGGTTGAGGTCCTTCGCCTCGCGGGCGGCCGGCTCGATCGCGCCGACGGCACGCTCGCGGGCGGAACCGAGCGAGTCGAGGGCGATCACCGTCGAGGAGATCGCGACAGCGGTCATCACCAGCAGGACCGTGACGATGATGACCAGCATCCTGCTGGCCGGCACCCGGTCGGACAGTTTCACCTGGGGTCCTTCAGCAACAGCACGGCCATGTCGTCGTCCAGTTCCCCGCCGTTGAGCCGCGTAACCTCCGCGATCACCGGATCGAGCCACCCCGTGGTGTCGTGCTGCAGCTGGTCCTGCACGATCTCGCACAAGCGCTCGACGCCGAGCCGGTCGGTGTCGTCGGGCACCCGGCCCTCGATCAGCCCGTCGGTGTAGCAGACGAGCGACCAGCCGGGCTGGAGCGGCACGTCCACGCCGGTCCACGCGTAGTCGGGCAGCACGCCGAGCGGCACCCCGATCTTCGACTGCGGCAGGTCCACGATCTGCTCGCCCACGACCAGCAACGGCTCGGGGTGCCCGGCCAGGAAGTAGCGGGCGGACCGCCGGTCCGGTGCCACGGTCACCATGCACGCCGTGGTGAAGATGCCCTCGCCGTGCCGTTCCGCGACCAGGACCTGGTCGAGCGTGCGCAGCACCTTCTCCGGCGGCGCGCCGGCCAGCACCAGCGCACGCCACGCGATCCGCAGGCAGACGCCCAGCGCGGCCTCGTCGGGCCCGTGGCCGCAGACGTCGCCGATGATCGCGTGCACCGTGCCGTCCGGCAGGCCGACCGCGTCGTAGAAGTCGCCGCCGAGCAGCATCCGCTGGCCACCGGGCTGGTAGCGGACCTCCAGGTCCAGGTCGGAGCCCTTGAGCAGCGGGGGAGGGAGCAGGCCGCGTTCCAGCCGGGACCGCTCCTGGGCGACCAGGGTGGCCTCGCGCAGCTTGCGCTGGGCGTCGTCGGCCCTGCGCCGCTCGACCGCGTACCGCACACCGCGCAGCAGCAGCTCGCCGTCGACCTGGCCCTTGACGAGGTAGTCCTCGGCACCCGCGGCGACCGCGTCGATGCCCTCGCGTTCGTCGTCCAGACCGGTGAGCACCAGGATCGCGGGGGCGCCCGGTTTCTTCAGCAGCCGGTGCAGGCCGTCCGAGCCCTGCGAGTCGGGCAGGCCGAGGTCGAGCAGCACGCACTCCGCGTCGGCGAGCAGGGTCTCCGCTTCCGCCAGCGTGCGGGCACGCGTGATGATGAAAGGCGCGTTCGCCTCGTCGAGGAGTGCCTCGACGAGCAGCGCGTCGCCATCGTCGTCCTCGACCAGGAGGACGCGCACGGTCTTGGTTCGCATCGCGTCGGACTTTAACGTCATTCGGCTGCGAGGTCGGTGTCCGACCTACCAGGATGGCTGGCGTGTTGATCCGCCTCGCCCAACCAGCCGAACTGCCGTACCTCCAGGAGATCGAAGTCGCCTCCGGCGAACCGTTCCGGGACGTGGGCATGCCCGAGATCGCCGACGACGCCCCGATGACGCTGGAAGCGCTGGCAGAGCACGAGGTCTGGGTCGCGGTGGGTGCCCAGGGGGTGCCCGTCGCGTTCATCGCGGTCGGTGCCGTGGACGGTGTGACGCACGTCCACCAGGTCAGCGTGCACCCGTCGTGCGCGCGGCAGGGAATCGGCGCGGCGCTGATCGAGCACGTGACGCCGGCCGGCGGCAGCGTGACGTTGACCACGTTCCGGGACGTGCCCTGGAACGCCCCCTACTACGAGCGCCTCGGGTTCCGCGAGGTCACCGACCCCTCACCGGGCCTCGCCGGGATCATGCGCGAGGAGGCCTCACGGGGCCTCGATCCCGCGCGCAGGGTCGCGATGGTCCTTCTCCCAGCGCAGGAACGTGCCTGATGCCACCGACAGGCTGCTGAGCAGCCACACCAGCACACCCGCGTCGTCGGTGACACCGATCACCGGCAGCAGCTCCGGCACGATGTCGATCGGCGACACCAGGTACACCAGCGCCACCGCCCACATGGCGAGCTGGTTGCGGGGCAGCTGCGGGTACTTGCCGCTGCGCCACGCCTTCCACAACCGCGGGAGGGCCTTGGCGCGGGTGATCGGGTTGCCGATCGGCCCCGGCACACCCCTGGCGCGTTTGCGGCGGTAGCGCACCACGCCCACCGCCGCGGCCACGAGGCCCAGGGCGATCATCACCCAGCCGACGGGGGTCGGGCTGAGGCCACCGAGCGGCGCGTCGCGCAGCAGGAGGATCAGCAGGCCGGACAGGGAGACGAACGCTCCGAAGACGATCATCGCTAACTCGGCTCCTGGAACAGCATCGTCGGGATGACCTTGGGTGGTTGCTTCTGCGGTTCCGGCTGCGCGAAGTCGAGCACCCGGTCCGGTGCCTCGTCCTCCGCCGCCGCGGGAACCTCCTTCGCCACGGGCTTGCGCGCGGTCCTCACCGGAGCCGGCGTGGTGACGTCGAGTGCCTGCCTGGCCTTGGAGATCCAGACCTTCTGCATCGCCTCGTCCTTGCTGCCGGCCGCGGAGGCCGCGAGTCCGGAGAGGACACCGCGGATGCGCGCGACCAGTGCGGGGTGCCGCCGGACCGCCTGCCACACCGCGTGATCACCCGGCAACCGGGCGGAGACGAGCTTCGCGACCTGCGCGCGCAGCTCCTGTGTGGACAGTTCGGGCCAACGTTCGACCGCGGACGGGCCAATCGCCACGTGGACAGCCTCTCGACAGAAACGACAACTGCCCCCACAGGATCTCACGGATCCGGTGGGGGCAGGTGGTCTGGGCGCCGCGAGGTGTCAGGAGGCGACGACCTCGAGCAGCGTCTTGCCGTTCTCGTCGTGGATCCGGAACGAGGCGATCTCGTGCCAGCGCATGGCCACGTTCGCCTGCAGGCGGATCGTCTTCTTGTCGCCCGCCACGGGTTCCGGTGCGAACCAGGAGGTGACCTGGGCGACGCGACCGGCGCCGCCGACCGCGACGAGCGAACCCTTCGAGGGCCCGGACATGCCGCTGACCTCGATGTCCATCGACGTGCCCCAGGGCTCGTCGGACGCGGTGATCTTGGTGAAGACGCCGCTGTTCGGGTCCTGCTGCTGCACCTGCATCGACGAGTCGGTGGAGTTGTTCGCCACCCTCGTCTGGGAGGTCGACGTGCTGGGGTTCTGCGTACCGCCGGCCTGGTTCGAGCCGTTGTCGTTGCCACCCACCACCAGCGTCGTGACCACGGCGGTCACGGCGATGACACCGGCGGCCGCAGCGGCGACGCCCTGGGCGACGAACCACCGCCTGCGCCTGCGCCTGGCGGCGACCGCGTCCAGCATCACGCGCACCGACTTGCCGTCCGGGCGTTCCGGAGCTGTTCCGCGCAGCATCCCGCCCGCGTCGGCCTCGTCGATGAGGTCCGGCACCACCGCGAAGTCGCGCAGGTCAAGAGCGCACCGCCGACATTCGGTCAGGTGGTTCTCGAACGCCTCCACCTCATCGGCATCGAGGATGCCGAGCACGTAGGCGGCGACGTCGAGGTGATCTGCGTCTCTCCCCGATCGTGCAACGCACGCCGCAACGCACGCAGCGCGTAGTACACCCTCGACTTGACCGTTCCCGGCGGCACACCCAGTGCCGCCGCGGCCTCACCGACGGTGCGGTCCCGCAGGTATGTCTCGAGAATAGCCTCCCGGTGCTCCTCGGAGAGACCGTTCATCGCCTCGGCGACGACGATCGCCGCGAGGGTGCGATCCTCTTCACCGCCAGAGGGCGACTCGTCCGAAGGGGTCAGTTCGAACTCCTGCGGACGGACGCTTCTCTTACGTCTGTCGTCAATGACCAACCGCCTTGCCACCGTGAACAACCACGACCGCAAGAGCACGGGGTCACGCTCGAGTTTCTCGGCGTTGCGCCAAGCCCTGACCAGGGTTTCCTGCACGATGTCCTCGGCCCATTGACGATCATGGCCGGTCAGTCGCATGCAGTGTCCCAGCAGGGCGCTGCCGAACTCCTCGTACAGCCGACGGATCAACTCTTCTTCGAGAGACCCCGGTCTTGGTGATTGTTCGTCTAACTCACGTTGACGTCTATGCCGCGCCACGGGGGACATCCTTGCCCTATCAACCGTCTCAAGTCGAGAGGCAAATATTCCTCATGAAGTTCGTGAACCGTTGCCGGATCGTGTCCGTACTCCTCGGTACCCGAGCCGAGAAAGGACCTGCCGATGCGACGTGGTCAAGCCATCACCGCTCTGGCGGCACTGGCTGTCAGCCTCACCGCGTGTGGCAGCACCCAGACCCCTCCCGGAGGGGCCGCGACGGGCGGCTTGCAGGCGAAACCCGCTGACCTGGGCGGTCACAACAACTACTTCATCGCGAACACCGAGCAGATGGGGTGGTTCGTGATCGACGCACAGGGCCTGCCCATGTACCGCTACGACAAGGACGCCCCCAAGCCGTCCAAGTCGAACTGCGAGGGCGAGTGCGCGAAGGCCTGGAAGCCGGTGCTCGCGGACAAGACGCCGATGGCGACCGGTGTGGATCCGATCTCGATGGGCGTCCTGACCAGGCCCGACGGCACCAAGCAGCTCACCATCCAGGGCTGGCCGCAGTACACGTTCGCCGAGGACAAGGTCGCCGGCGACATGAAGGGCCAGGGCAAGGGTGGCGTGTGGTGGGTCACCGCCCCGAACGGCGCCAAGATCACCGGCGGGAAAGCGCAGAACAACAGCAAGAGCAGCAGTACGCCGAGCACGCCCCCCGGTTCGGGGGCGGCGCAGACGCCGCAGTCCGCGCCACCACCGGCAGCGCCCGGCTACTGAGCCCACTGCTCGCCTGTACTCATCGACCCCCTATCGACTTCCTTTGGACAACGAGGACAACAAGACGATGACCAGAGCCCTCGCCACCGTCTTTGCGATGTTGTTCCTCTTCTCCGGCCTGACCGCCACGGCTGCCGCGCAGCCCGCGGACACCGGGGGAGTGATGGACACCCCGTCAGGGCCGCTGACCGCGAACGACCGCGAACTGCTCAACAGGGTGCGCCTCGCAGGCCTGTGGGAGATGCCCATGGGCGAGCTCACGGCCACCAAGGCGTCGAACGAGCGGGTCAAGCAGATCGGTAAGATGATCATGCTCGACCACATGATGCTGGACGCGCTGACGAAGAAGACGGCCGCCGGGTTCGGGCTGACCACGCCCGACGTGCCGAACCCGACGCAGCAGTCGTGGATGGAAGAGATCGACGCGCTCGAAGGTGACGCGTTCGACCAAGCGTTCGTCGCCCGGTTGCGTGCCGCGCACGGCCAGATCTTCCCCTTCATCGCGAAGGTCCGCTCAGGAACGCGCAACGACGTGATCCGCGGGTTCGCGCAGGCAGGCATCGACGTCGTGATGAAGCACATGACGTTGCTGGAGAGCACCGGCCTCGCGGGCGACGCGTCGTTCGCGGAGCCCCAGCCCGCCGGCGGCATCATCAACGCGACCCTGGCCTCGAACGAGGGGCCGAACATGTGGGTGATCCTCACGGTCACCGCCGCGGGAGTGGTCCTGACGGTCCTCCTGCTCCGAGTTCTCCGCCCGCGACGACCGGTGCGGTGAGTCTGCAAGACCCCGATCTGCACACGGAATCGGAGGTGGTGTCCCAAGGTCAGAGGCACTCCAACGCGGACCTGTTCCCACCCGCCCGGCCCTGATGTGTCCACTCCTGCACGACAGGACCGGGCGGGTTCCCGCGAGAGTTCAACCGTACGGAGCTCGTTCGGAGGAAGTGTTGTTGTCCAGCCAGATCCCGCTCCTGGTGGCCCAGGCGTCCGAGTTCGACTCGGGCCTGAAGAAGATGGCCCAGATCTCCGCCAGGCTGGCTTACGTCTTCATGTGCGCGACCTTGTCCTGGGGCGTGCTCATCGCGACGGGGTGGGCCGAGAAGCTCACCGGTCGTGAAGGACTGAAGAACGGGCACATGGTGCTCGCGTCGCTCGCGATCGCGTTCGGTGCGGTGCACGCCTTTGCGTTCACGTTGCTGCAGAACGGAACGTTCAGCTACATCAAGCTGGTCCTGCCCTTCGTCGACGGCGGCCTGTTCCGGCACGCCCTCGGCATCCTCGGGCTCGAGGTCATGATCGCGATCGCCGTCCTGGCGTCGATGCGGCACAAAGTCTTCTACCGCAAGTGGTTGCGGTTCCACCAAACGGCGTACATCGCGGTGACGATCACCGTGGTGCACTCCTGGTTCGGCGCCATCGCGAACGGCAACCTGTCCGTTCTCTGGCTCGCCGGCCTCACCGTCCTCGTCCCGACCGCGACGCTGGCCCTGGCGCGGTTCCTGCCGCCGGAGATGCTGATGCGCATCGGCATGCTCGAAGCCGAACGCGGCAAGGAGCCCGGCGTCGGCGAGGGCGACGCGATGGACGTCAGCGTCAACAACGAGAAGTGCCACCGCTACGGCACCTGCCAGGCGGAGGCCCCGGACGTCTTCCAGCTGATCGAGGACAACCGCCTGACCTACAACCGCCGCCCGCCGGAAGAGCACTTCGCTCAGGCCAGGGCGGCACAGCGCGCGTGCCCGATGCGCGCGATCGAGATCAGGGAGCGAGTGAAGTGAGCGAACGGATCGTGGTCGTCGGCGGCGGACTCGGAGGAGTCCGTTCCGCGGAACGGCTGCGGGAGATGGGCTTCGACGGGCAGATCACCATCCTGTCCGCCGAGAGGCACCTCCCGTACCACCGGCCGTGCCTGTCCAAGCAGATCATCACCGGTGAGTGGCACCCCGACGACTCGCTGCTGTCGTTCTCCGGAGACCTCGACGCCGAGTGGCGGCTGAACTCCCCGGCGCTGCACCTGGACCCGAAGACGCAGTCCGTCTGGGTGCCCGGCGGTGAGGAGATCAAGTACGACGGCATGATCATCGCCACCGGCGTCGACGCCCGCGCGATGGGCGGGGCGCCGCGCCACGACCCGCGGGTGCACGTGCTGCGGACGTTGGACGACGCGGTCGCGATCCGCAAGAACATCCGCCAGTCGCAGGGCCTAGTCGCCGTCATCGGCGGTGGGTTCATCGGCTGCGAGCTCGCCTGTTCGGTCCGTCACATGGGCCGCGACGTCGCCCTGATCGTCCGGTCGCCCGCCCTGCTCGGCGGCGTGGTCGGTGACGACATCGGCAAGAAGATCACCGAGGCGCACGTCGAGCACGGCGTCCGCCTGGCGACCGGTGTCGGCATCAAGCACTGGGTGCGCCAGCCCGGCGGCATCGGCATTCATCTGAGCGACGGTCAGGTGTTCTTCGCCTCGTGCGTCGTCCTCGCCGTCGGCGCCTCACCGGCGGTCGACTGGCTGCGCGGCTCCGGCCTGGTGATCGAGGACGGCGTCCTGTGCGACGCCACCAACCACGTGGTCGGCGCCGAGAACATCGTCGCGTGCGGCGACGTGGCCCGGTGGCCGAACCTGCGCTTCAACGGCGTGGTCCGCCGCGTCGAACACTGGCTCAACGCGGTCGAGGGAGGCCGCGCGGCAGCCGAGAACCTGCTGGTGGGCCGCTCGCACGCCAAGCCGTACACCCCGGTCCCGCGGTTCTGGACCGAGCAGTACGGCATGCGCGTGCAGGGCGCCGGCCTCCCCGTCCTCGGCACCGACACCACCGACGTCAACGGCCTGACCGGCTTCATCGCCGACGGCAAGCTCGTCGGCATCGTCGGCCTCGAACAGCCCGGCAAGATCATCACCGAGACCCCGGAGCTCTTCCGGCAGAACACGGTGGACACGAACCGTCCGGTGTGGACCCAGCCAGCCGCTGAAGAAACCCCGGCCCCTCTGCCCACCACCCAGATCCCGGTTCCCGAACCGGTCGCCGCCCGCGGCGGACCATCAGTTCCCCCGTCCGTCTCGTCGTCGATGTCCCCGCCATTGCAGCGGCGGAGGCATTCACGCTCGAGGCCGGAGATGGTGCGCTCGGGCGGAGGACGCGCGAGGCCATGATCTTGAGGTCGGCCCACCGGTACAGGGCAAGCGCGACGAGCGACTCCGACGCGCCGCGCGGCCAGGTGGCGGACCAGACGCCCGCGGCGTGCGCTCGTCTCGCGCCGGTGGGCCGACCTCATCCTCGTGCGTCACCAACGGTGTGGCGGCTCGGTGGGCTCCCGGGCCGCCACACCGGCCTGTGCGGATTGCGTGACGGCCGCAGGCACTCAGTCGTCAGCCGGGCGTGATGGAGATCCTGACGGTCCTGTTCTTCTGGGCCAGGCCGGGGATGACGTTCCCGTTGGCGTCGATGTCGTTCACGTACTCGGGGAAGTCGCTGCCGACCCCGTTGATCGTCAACCGCTCGCGCTCGATGCCCGAAGAGACCAGGATGTCGCCGATCGTCCGCGCGCGAGCTCGCGACAGTTGGATCCGGGTGTCCTTGGGGCCGCTGCCGGACGTGGTTCCCGTGACCGTGATCCGGCTTGCCGGGTCGGCCTGCGCCGCGTCGACGACCTGACGCAGTGCGCGGCGGGTGGCCTCGCTGTCGACCAGCGTCGCGGTGTCCGGTGTGAACGTCGCCTCGCCGCCCAGCGCCAGCACGAAGCTGTCCTCGCTCGGGGAGCTCAGTGGCGGGCCGGGTACCGGCACCGTGCGGACCCTCGGCAGCCCGTCGGGCGGGTTGCCCAGGCTGACCTGGTCCACCGCCAAGACGCAGGAAGCACCGCTCGCCGTGGCGATGGCCTTCCACAGCTCGGTCAGATGCCGGCGCTGGGCCGGTCGCAGCTTCTCCTGGGGCGGCGCGACCTCGCCGATCCCGACGAACACGACCGCCTTGCCGGTGAGGTCGGGCAGGTGTCCCTTGTCGCGGAGGCTTTGCACCAACTCGGGGATCTCGACGTCGATCGTGGTGTTCTGGTCGAAACTCACCGCCCCGGTGGTGGACAGGCCGGAGTCGACCAGGACGACCAGACCGCCGCGGCCGGAGCCGGAGCCGTTGGCGCGCGCGGCCGTGTCCAGCGCCGCGAGGACGTCGGCCTCCGGCTGTTCAGCGCGGACCTCCGCCGCCTTCTGCGCGAACTCGCGACCGGTCTGACCGTAGCGCAGGCCAGGGTCACCGGCCTTGGCGCGGTGCTCTGCCACCAGCTTCGGATAGCCGTCGAGCACCACGGCGCTGATCGGTCCGGGGAACCGGACGTCGAGCGCGGGCTTCAGGAACGTCTCCAGCGTCTCGTTCCGGACGAGTTTCGGGCTGTTCTGCCGATTCGACATCGCCAGGGTCACGGCGTTCGTGTCGCCGCCGCAGGACTTGGAGGACGCGCCGCCGTCCTGGCTGTCGATCAGCGACGCGAGGAGCGCGATGATCCCTGCGAGTGCGATGAACGCCCCGGCGCCTACGGGCAACATGCTCGCGGACGAGCGAAGTCCCGAGGTGTGTTTCGTGCCGGGGGCTTGCACGTGCGTTCCGTCTTCGGTCGCCGGTTCGTCGTCAACCGCCGGTTCGTCCTCTG from Lentzea guizhouensis harbors:
- a CDS encoding GNAT family N-acetyltransferase, coding for MIRLAQPAELPYLQEIEVASGEPFRDVGMPEIADDAPMTLEALAEHEVWVAVGAQGVPVAFIAVGAVDGVTHVHQVSVHPSCARQGIGAALIEHVTPAGGSVTLTTFRDVPWNAPYYERLGFREVTDPSPGLAGIMREEASRGLDPARRVAMVLLPAQERA
- a CDS encoding 4Fe-4S domain-containing protein, translating into MSSQIPLLVAQASEFDSGLKKMAQISARLAYVFMCATLSWGVLIATGWAEKLTGREGLKNGHMVLASLAIAFGAVHAFAFTLLQNGTFSYIKLVLPFVDGGLFRHALGILGLEVMIAIAVLASMRHKVFYRKWLRFHQTAYIAVTITVVHSWFGAIANGNLSVLWLAGLTVLVPTATLALARFLPPEMLMRIGMLEAERGKEPGVGEGDAMDVSVNNEKCHRYGTCQAEAPDVFQLIEDNRLTYNRRPPEEHFAQARAAQRACPMRAIEIRERVK
- a CDS encoding NAD(P)/FAD-dependent oxidoreductase translates to MSERIVVVGGGLGGVRSAERLREMGFDGQITILSAERHLPYHRPCLSKQIITGEWHPDDSLLSFSGDLDAEWRLNSPALHLDPKTQSVWVPGGEEIKYDGMIIATGVDARAMGGAPRHDPRVHVLRTLDDAVAIRKNIRQSQGLVAVIGGGFIGCELACSVRHMGRDVALIVRSPALLGGVVGDDIGKKITEAHVEHGVRLATGVGIKHWVRQPGGIGIHLSDGQVFFASCVVLAVGASPAVDWLRGSGLVIEDGVLCDATNHVVGAENIVACGDVARWPNLRFNGVVRRVEHWLNAVEGGRAAAENLLVGRSHAKPYTPVPRFWTEQYGMRVQGAGLPVLGTDTTDVNGLTGFIADGKLVGIVGLEQPGKIITETPELFRQNTVDTNRPVWTQPAAEETPAPLPTTQIPVPEPVAARGGPSVPPSVSSSMSPPLQRRRHSRSRPEMVRSGGGRARP
- a CDS encoding response regulator, producing MNEAPLSVIDVLLVEDDPGDALMTQEAFEHHKIRNQLHVVKDGVEALEFLRREGKYADAPRPGLILLDLNLPRKDGREVLAEVKADAELRSIPVVVLTTSEAEEDVLRSYSLYANAYVTKPVDFDRFIEVVRQIDDFFVTVVKLPR
- a CDS encoding zf-HC2 domain-containing protein, producing the protein MLGILDADEVEAFENHLTECRRCALDLRDFAVVPDLIDEADAGGMLRGTAPERPDGKSVRVMLDAVAARRRRRRWFVAQGVAAAAAGVIAVTAVVTTLVVGGNDNGSNQAGGTQNPSTSTSQTRVANNSTDSSMQVQQQDPNSGVFTKITASDEPWGTSMDIEVSGMSGPSKGSLVAVGGAGRVAQVTSWFAPEPVAGDKKTIRLQANVAMRWHEIASFRIHDENGKTLLEVVAS
- a CDS encoding DUF4142 domain-containing protein, encoding MTRALATVFAMLFLFSGLTATAAAQPADTGGVMDTPSGPLTANDRELLNRVRLAGLWEMPMGELTATKASNERVKQIGKMIMLDHMMLDALTKKTAAGFGLTTPDVPNPTQQSWMEEIDALEGDAFDQAFVARLRAAHGQIFPFIAKVRSGTRNDVIRGFAQAGIDVVMKHMTLLESTGLAGDASFAEPQPAGGIINATLASNEGPNMWVILTVTAAGVVLTVLLLRVLRPRRPVR
- a CDS encoding YkvA family protein; amino-acid sequence: MIVFGAFVSLSGLLILLLRDAPLGGLSPTPVGWVMIALGLVAAAVGVVRYRRKRARGVPGPIGNPITRAKALPRLWKAWRSGKYPQLPRNQLAMWAVALVYLVSPIDIVPELLPVIGVTDDAGVLVWLLSSLSVASGTFLRWEKDHRDPARGIEAP
- a CDS encoding OmpA family protein, whose product is MLPVGAGAFIALAGIIALLASLIDSQDGGASSKSCGGDTNAVTLAMSNRQNSPKLVRNETLETFLKPALDVRFPGPISAVVLDGYPKLVAEHRAKAGDPGLRYGQTGREFAQKAAEVRAEQPEADVLAALDTAARANGSGSGRGGLVVLVDSGLSTTGAVSFDQNTTIDVEIPELVQSLRDKGHLPDLTGKAVVFVGIGEVAPPQEKLRPAQRRHLTELWKAIATASGASCVLAVDQVSLGNPPDGLPRVRTVPVPGPPLSSPSEDSFVLALGGEATFTPDTATLVDSEATRRALRQVVDAAQADPASRITVTGTTSGSGPKDTRIQLSRARARTIGDILVSSGIERERLTINGVGSDFPEYVNDIDANGNVIPGLAQKNRTVRISITPG
- a CDS encoding sensor histidine kinase, producing the protein MKLSDRVPASRMLVIIVTVLLVMTAVAISSTVIALDSLGSARERAVGAIEPAAREAKDLNRSLLDQETGLRGYVLTGELSFLTPYSDGQSAERRAADAVRGHVGDLNGRVGRIESLARQWREEYAELTIANIRHSGPALAPPQDTDRGRVIFDQLRAEVAGLQTDIGELSQAARDELDRAASLVLWLVIGMGVLLVAVIGGLSALLHRLLIGPLASLAEQVRQVASGDFHHEIDVHGPLETVMLGDDVNTMRHRIVQELATLDAAKTELQRSNSELEQFAYVASHDLQEPLRKVASFCQLLQRRYGGQLDERADQYIGFAVDGAKRMQGLINDLLAFSRVGRITRERTAVDLNQTVNHLVDSFSERIEETHATLVVGDLPSVRGEPSLLSAVFQNLISNALKFKGQDAPIVNIEAERDGDMWKFSVHDNGIGIEPEYADRIFVIFQRLHPKDAYPGTGIGLAMCRKIVEYHGGTIWLKTDVDSGTRFEFTLPADDQPEEANA
- a CDS encoding ClpX C4-type zinc finger protein; translation: MTLDEELLTAARKAGAGAAAAQSQADIAKAVYHHTVLRLHRAGGSMREIAEALKMSHQRVHQIVEQSKRVERCWFCGRGADHVAELMAGPAALICDGCVAAAEVAGEGTCSFCGETKAVHEGAEARICRSCLDFSAAVISAAASPR
- a CDS encoding PP2C family protein-serine/threonine phosphatase gives rise to the protein MRTKTVRVLLVEDDDGDALLVEALLDEANAPFIITRARTLAEAETLLADAECVLLDLGLPDSQGSDGLHRLLKKPGAPAILVLTGLDDEREGIDAVAAGAEDYLVKGQVDGELLLRGVRYAVERRRADDAQRKLREATLVAQERSRLERGLLPPPLLKGSDLDLEVRYQPGGQRMLLGGDFYDAVGLPDGTVHAIIGDVCGHGPDEAALGVCLRIAWRALVLAGAPPEKVLRTLDQVLVAERHGEGIFTTACMVTVAPDRRSARYFLAGHPEPLLVVGEQIVDLPQSKIGVPLGVLPDYAWTGVDVPLQPGWSLVCYTDGLIEGRVPDDTDRLGVERLCEIVQDQLQHDTTGWLDPVIAEVTRLNGGELDDDMAVLLLKDPR